A stretch of Gouania willdenowi chromosome 21, fGouWil2.1, whole genome shotgun sequence DNA encodes these proteins:
- the scn1laa gene encoding sodium channel, voltage-gated, type I-like, alpha isoform X1 produces the protein MILTVFCLSVFALVGLQLFMGHLKQKCILMPFGNSSANHSWNLTNRTNQALSHEDQFNWTAYALNKDNHYYQSNKAKDPLLCGNGSEAGQCPEGYACIRIGSNPDYGYTSFDSFGWAFLSLFRLMTQDYWENLYQQTLRAAGKPYMVFFVLVIFLGSFYLINLILAVVAMAYEEQSQASIKEAKEKEEEFKAMLDQLKQQQEDAQAAANTGTPKGGEASEKGGGTESSSDASKLSSKSAKERRNRRRKRKEDEGKGAGENPGNSETLDTVKTPHCHLSVNANLLNYEMKCSSMHQSFLSFRGPLFSSRRNSQTSLFSVRSQAQDVHSENEFADDESSIFEDNLSRRGSLFFPPRRDRHSSSISQCSFLPHLLLQRNGLMHSSVDCNGVVSLVGGNSLPSSPVGLLLPKVTVDMASTGDNADTTDTEYKQATGQEFMDFHDASEHRERTYSAASVITSTMEELEESRQKCPPCWYTVVKRLLIWECCPMWLKIKQVVKLIVMDPFADLTITICIVLNTFFMAMEHQPMTQKFSNMLSKGNVVFTSIFTAEMVLKIIALDPYFYFQEGWNIFDGIILRVFKLAKSWPTLNTLIKIIGNSVGALGNLTLVLAIIVFIFAVVGMQLFGKSYRDCVCKISDNCTLPRWHMSDFLHSFLIVFRVLCGEWIETMWDCMQVAGIPMCIIVYMMVMVIGNLVVLNLFLALLLSSFCSLAGPDDDSDMNNLQIALGRIHRGIAFTKSFLRNSCSSVCLGKKKKAESEDKSLDELHKALGPNGIPNHLIKNGNGDVTGVDKAGDKYIVSSKSDESMSFIYNPSVTITVPIAAGESDFENLNTEDFSSLSSDVAGCPIIVDDDQISSSEGSTVDGLPLGEGADLFDIELEETMDPDPCFPAGCVRRFKCCQVNVEVGWWKIWWTLRRTCYRIVEHNWFESFIIFMILLSSGALAFEDVYIEKRKTIKIILEFADKIFTYIFILEMLLKWVAYGFAKYFTNAWCWLDFLIVDVSLVSLTANAMGVSELGAIKSLRTLRALRPLRALSRFEGMRVVVNALLGAIPSIFNVLLVCLIFWLIFSIMGVNLFAGKFYSCVNKVTEKPFTPAEVKNSAVCNITLNGRWKNVKVNFDNVGMGYLALLQVATFKGWMDIMYAAVDSPSKIGDQPDYESNLKMYAYFVVFIIFGAFFTLNLFIGVIIDNFNAQKKKLGGQDIFMTEEQKKYYNAMKKLGSKKPQKPIPRPSNKIQGYIFDFTTKQAFEIVIMVLISLNMVAMMVETADQSEEKAKVLGHINVVFIVIFSGECLLKMISLRQYYFTNGWNVFDFIVVILSIIGMSLSELIKTYFVSPTLFRVIRLARIGRILRLIKSAKGIRTLLFALMMSLPALFNIGLLLFLVMFIYAIFGMSKFAFVKKERGIDDLFNFETFGNSMLCLFQITTSGGWDGLLFPILNKHEYDCNATLEHPGSLVKGDCGNPPVGIAFFVSYIIICFLIVVNMYIAVILENFGVATEESADPLSEDDFEMFYEVWERFDPHATQFMEYRKLSEFADALNPPLRIAMPNKIELISMDLPMVSGERIHCLDILFAFTKRVLGEGGEMDILRGQMEERFMASNPSKVSYEPITTTLRRKQEDMSAIVIQRAFREYAKRNIFKGMGIPGTPNVGVQKDKQVNEKEDPVTDSLKESSSADKIEPTPSPTSQSPSNSATTHGKNKYEKDKSEKEVFSKDVTNGNI, from the exons ATGATCCTCACTGTGTTCTGTCTGAGCGTGTTTGCCTTGGTGGGGCTGCAGCTGTTTATGGGACATTTGAAGCAAAAGTGCATTTTAATGCCGTTTGGAAATTCTTCTGCAAACCATTCATGGAATCTCACGAACAGAACAAACCAAGCGCTCAGTCATGAAGATCAATTCAACTGGACTGCATATGCCCTCAATAAAG ATAATCATTACTACCAATCCAACAAAGCCAAAGATCCCTTGCTTTGTGGAAATGGCAGTGAAGCTGG GCAGTGTCCAGAGGGGTATGCATGCATCAGGATTGGAAGTAACCCGGACTATGGATACACTAGCTTTGACTCGTTTGGCTGGGCCTTCCTTTCTCTTTTCAGACTGATGACACAGGATTACTGGGAAAACCTTTACCAACAG ACGTTGCGTGCAGCTGGGAAGCCCTACATGGTCTTTTTTGTTCTGGTGATATTCTTGGGATCCTTCTATCTGATCAACCTGATCCTGGCTGTGGTAGCGATGGCCTATGAGGAGCAGAGCCAGGCCTCCATCAAGGAAGCaaaggagaaagaggaggagttTAAAGCCATGCTCGATCAGCTGAAGCAGCAGCAAGAGGACGCACAG GCAGCAGCAAATACAGGAACCCCAAAAGGCGGTGAGGCGAGTGAAAAGGGTGGAGGCACTGAGAGCTCCTCTGATGCTTCCAAGCTGAGCTCGAAAAGTGCTAAAGAGAGACGAAACAGgcggagaaaaagaaaagaagacgaGGGAAAAGGAGCTGGCGAGAATCCAGGAAACTCTGAAACGCTGGATACCGTAAAGACGCCTCACTGCCACCTCTCTGTGAATGCAAATCTGCTCAACTATGAAATGAAATGCTCCTCCATGCACCAG TCCTTTCTGAGTTTTCGTGGACCCCTGTTCTCATCCAGACGGAACAGCCAAACCAGCCTTTTCAGTGTCCGAAGCCAAGCGCAGGATGTACACTCGGAAAACGAGTTTGCAGATGACGAGAGCAGCATTTTTGAGGACAACCTGAGTCGGAGGGgatctttgttttttcccccacgGCGTGATCGACACAGCAGCAGCATAAGCCAGTGCAGCTTCTTGCCTCATCTGCTGCTTCAGCGCAATGGGCTCATGCACAGCTCGGTTGACTGCAATGGGGTTGTATCACTGGTGGGAGGGAATTCACTTCCATCATCACCTGTGGGACTTCTCCTGCCTAAAGTGACGGTAGATATGGCGAGCACGGGAGACAAT GCTGACACTACAGACACTGAGTACAAACAGGCCACCGGACAGGAGTTCATGGACTTCCATGATGCTTCAGAGCACAGAGAGAGAACTTACAGTGCAGCCAGTGTCATTACCAGTACTATGGAAG AGCTTGAGGAATCGAGACAAAAGTGCCCTCCTTGTTGGTACACTGTGGTTAAACGGCTCCTCATTTGGGAATGCTGTCCAATGTGGTTGAAGATTAAACAAGTGGTGAAACTAATTGTGATGGACCCCTTTGCGGATCTAACAATCACCATCTGCATTgtgttaaacacattttttatggCCATGGAGCATCAGCCAATGACTCAAAAGTTTTCCAATATGTTAAGTAAGGGCAATGTG GTATTCACTTCAATCTTCACAGCTGAAATGGTCCTCAAGATCATTGCTTTGGATCCGTACTTCTACTTTCAGGAAGGCTGGAACATCTTTGATGGAATTATT ctgcgAGTGTTCAAGTTGGCTAAATCTTGGCCCACTCTTAACACACTGATCAAAATCATTGGGAATTCTGTGGGGGCTTTAGGCAACCTGACACTAGTACTGGCCATCATTGTCTTCATATTTGCTGTGGTGGGAATGCAGctatttggaaaaagctacaggGACTGTGTGTGTAAAATCTCAGACAATTGCACCCTGCCGCGATGGCACATGAGTGACTTCCTCCATTCATTCCTCATTGTGTTCCGAGTGCTTTGTGGAGAGTGGATAGAGACCATGTGGGACTGTATGCAGGTGGCTGGGATTCCAATGTGCATCATTGTCTACATGATGGTCATGGTTATTGGAAACCTTGTG GTCCTGAACCTGTTCCTGGCTCTGCTGCTAAGTTCATTTTGCAGCCTGGCAGGACCGGACGACGACAGCGATATGAACAATCTGCAGATCGCTCTAGGTCGGATTCATCGAGGCATTGCTTTCACCAAGTCGTTTCTTCGAAACAGCTGCAGCAGCGTCTGTCTTGGCAAGAAGAAGAAGGCAGAGAGTGAGGACAAGTCGCTGGATGAGCTCCACAAAGCTCTGGGACCAAACGGTATCCCCAACCATCTGATCAAGAATGGCAACGGGGACGTGACGGGAGTGGACAAAGCTGGTGACAAGTACATTGTGAGCAGCAAGAGCGATGAGTCCATGTCTTTCATTTACAATCCCAGTGTGACGATCACTGTTCCCATTGCTGCGGGAGAGTCTGACTTTGAAAATCTCAACACCGAAGACTTCAGCAGCCTCTCGTCCGATGTTGCAGGATGTCCCATC ATTGTTGATGATGATCAGATCAGTTCTTCTGAGGGCAGCACAGTTGATGGATTGCCTCTTGGTGAGGGTGCAGACCTTTTTGACATTGAATTAGAAGAAACTATGGATCCCGATCCCTGTTTTCCTGCAG GCTGTGTGCGAAGGTTCAAATGTTGTCAAGTAAATGTGGAAGTGGGCTGGTGGAAAATATGGTGGACACTAAGGAGAACCTGTTATAGGATTGTGGAACACAACTGGTTCGAGAGTTTCATTATCTTCATGATTCTGCTCAGCAGTGGAGCACTT GCATTTGAAGATGTGTACATTGAGAAGAGAAAGACTATTAAAATCATTTTAGAGTTTGCAGACAAGATTTTCACATACATCTTCATTCTTGAGATGCTCCTAAAGTGGGTGGCATATGGATTTGCCAAGTATTTTACAAATGCGTGGTGCTGGCTGGACTTCCTCATCGTTGAT GTTTCACTGGTCAGCCTGACAGCCAACGCCATGGGGGTTTCTGAACTTGGTGCTATCAAATCTTTAAGAACCTTGAGAGCTCTGAGGCCTCTGAGAGCTCTGTCACGTTTTGAAGGCATGCGG GTGGTTGTCAATGCCTTGTTGGGAGCCATACCTTCCATCTTCAATGTCTTGCTGGTGTGTTTAATCTTCTGGCTCATCTTCAGCATCATGGGAGTCAACCTATTTGCTGGGAAGTTCTACAGTTGTGTCAACAAAGTCACAGAGAAGCCTTTTACCCCAGCGGAGGTAAAGAATTCAGCAGTGTGTAACATCACACTGAATGGACGCTGGAAAAACGTTAAGGTCAACTTTGACAATGTTGGCATGGGTTACCTCGCACTCTTGCAAGTG GCTACATTTAAGGGCTGGATGGACATCATGTATGCTGCAGTGGACTCTCCATCCAAG ATAGGAGATCAACCAGACTATGAGAGCAACCTGAAGATGTATGCATactttgttgttttcatcatatttGGAGCCTTCTTTACACTAAATCTCTTCATTGGTGTCATTATAGACAACTTTAATGCGCAAAAGAAAAAG TTAGGAGGTCAGGACATTTTTATGACAGAAGAGCAGAAGAAATACTACAATGCTATGAAAAAGTTGGGCTCAAAGAAACCCCAAAAACCAATTCCCAGACCATCA aacaAGATCCAAGGATACATTTTTGACTTCACCACAAAACAAGCATTTGAAATCGTCATTATGGTTTTAATATCGCTCAATATGGTTGCCATGATGGTAGAAACAGCTGACCAGTCAGAGGAGAAGGCCAAGGTCCTCGGTCACATTAATGTTGTGTTCATCGTCATTTTCAGTGGAGAGTGCCTGTTGAAGATGATCTCGCTTCGTCAGTACTATTTCACAAATGGCTGGAATGTGTTTGATTTTATCGTTGTCATTCTGTCAATTAttg GCATGTCTCTTTCAGAGCTGATAAAAACGTATTTTGTTTCACCTACTTTGTTTCGAGTCATCCGACTGGCTCGAATTGGCCGTATTCTTCGCCTTATCAAAAGTGCCAAAGGAATTCGCACACTCTTGTTTGccttgatgatgtcacttccagCCTTGTTTAACATTGGCCTCTTACTCTTCTTGGTGATGTTTATCTATGCCATTTTTGGCATGTCAAAATTTGCTTTTGTGAAAAAGGAAAGAGGTATTGATGACCTTTTCAATTTCGAGACATTTGGCAACAGCATGTTATGCCTGTTCCAGATCACCACCTCAGGAGGATGGGATGGCTTGCTATTTCCAATTCTCaacaaacatgaatatgatTGCAACGCTACTCTGGAGCATCCTGGAAGCCTTGTCAAAGGAGACTGTGGAAATCCTCCTGTTGGAATAGCCTTCTTTGTTAGCTACATCATCATCTGCTTCCTCATCGTTGTGAATATGTACATTGCAGTCATCCTGGAAAACTTTGGTGTAGCTACAGAAGAGAGTGCTGACCCACTAAGCGAGGATGATTTTGAGATGTTTTACGAAGTGTGGGAAAGGTTTGATCCTCATGCAACACAATTCATGGAATATAGAAAGCTCTCAGAATTTGCAGATGCTCTGAACCCACCATTACGCATAGCCATGCCTAATAAGATTGAGCTGATCTCTATGGATTTACCAATGGTAAGTGGGGAACGCATTCACTGCCTGGACATCCTGTTTGCATTCACAAAACGTGTCCTAGgagaaggtggtgaaatggacaTCCTGAGGGGCCAGATGGAGGAGCGTTTCATGGCCTCGAATCCCTCCAAGGTGTCCTATGAACCCATCACCACCACCCTTCGTCGCAAGCAAGAGGACATGTCAGCTATCGTCATCCAGAGAGCTTTCAGAGAGTATGCAAAAagaaatatattcaaaggaATGGGGATTCCTGGTACACCAAATGTTGGTGTTCAGAAGGATAAACAGGTCAATGAAAAGGAAGATCCTGTGACAGACTCTCTCAAAGAAAGTTCGAGTGCTGATAAAATCGAGCCGACGCCTTCGCCAACCTCCCAATCTCCGAGCAACAGTGCAACAACACACGGgaaaaacaaatatgaaaagGACAAAAGTGAAAAGGAGGTTTTCAGCAAAGACGTCACGAATGGAAATATCTAA
- the scn1laa gene encoding sodium channel, voltage-gated, type I-like, alpha isoform X2 has product MILTVFCLSVFALVGLQLFMGHLKQKCILMPFGNSSANHSWNLTNRTNQALSHEDQFNWTAYALNKDNHYYQSNKAKDPLLCGNGSEAGQCPEGYACIRIGSNPDYGYTSFDSFGWAFLSLFRLMTQDYWENLYQQTLRAAGKPYMVFFVLVIFLGSFYLINLILAVVAMAYEEQSQASIKEAKEKEEEFKAMLDQLKQQQEDAQAAANTGTPKGGEASEKGGGTESSSDASKLSSKSAKERRNRRRKRKEDEGKGAGENPGNSETLDTVKTPHCHLSVNANLLNYEMKCSSMHQADTTDTEYKQATGQEFMDFHDASEHRERTYSAASVITSTMEELEESRQKCPPCWYTVVKRLLIWECCPMWLKIKQVVKLIVMDPFADLTITICIVLNTFFMAMEHQPMTQKFSNMLSKGNVVFTSIFTAEMVLKIIALDPYFYFQEGWNIFDGIIVSMSLIELGLQNVVGMSVLRSFRLLRVFKLAKSWPTLNTLIKIIGNSVGALGNLTLVLAIIVFIFAVVGMQLFGKSYRDCVCKISDNCTLPRWHMSDFLHSFLIVFRVLCGEWIETMWDCMQVAGIPMCIIVYMMVMVIGNLVVLNLFLALLLSSFCSLAGPDDDSDMNNLQIALGRIHRGIAFTKSFLRNSCSSVCLGKKKKAESEDKSLDELHKALGPNGIPNHLIKNGNGDVTGVDKAGDKYIVSSKSDESMSFIYNPSVTITVPIAAGESDFENLNTEDFSSLSSDVAGCPIIVDDDQISSSEGSTVDGLPLGEGADLFDIELEETMDPDPCFPAGCVRRFKCCQVNVEVGWWKIWWTLRRTCYRIVEHNWFESFIIFMILLSSGALAFEDVYIEKRKTIKIILEFADKIFTYIFILEMLLKWVAYGFAKYFTNAWCWLDFLIVDVSLVSLTANAMGVSELGAIKSLRTLRALRPLRALSRFEGMRVVVNALLGAIPSIFNVLLVCLIFWLIFSIMGVNLFAGKFYSCVNKVTEKPFTPAEVKNSAVCNITLNGRWKNVKVNFDNVGMGYLALLQVATFKGWMDIMYAAVDSPSKIGDQPDYESNLKMYAYFVVFIIFGAFFTLNLFIGVIIDNFNAQKKKLGGQDIFMTEEQKKYYNAMKKLGSKKPQKPIPRPSNKIQGYIFDFTTKQAFEIVIMVLISLNMVAMMVETADQSEEKAKVLGHINVVFIVIFSGECLLKMISLRQYYFTNGWNVFDFIVVILSIIGMSLSELIKTYFVSPTLFRVIRLARIGRILRLIKSAKGIRTLLFALMMSLPALFNIGLLLFLVMFIYAIFGMSKFAFVKKERGIDDLFNFETFGNSMLCLFQITTSGGWDGLLFPILNKHEYDCNATLEHPGSLVKGDCGNPPVGIAFFVSYIIICFLIVVNMYIAVILENFGVATEESADPLSEDDFEMFYEVWERFDPHATQFMEYRKLSEFADALNPPLRIAMPNKIELISMDLPMVSGERIHCLDILFAFTKRVLGEGGEMDILRGQMEERFMASNPSKVSYEPITTTLRRKQEDMSAIVIQRAFREYAKRNIFKGMGIPGTPNVGVQKDKQVNEKEDPVTDSLKESSSADKIEPTPSPTSQSPSNSATTHGKNKYEKDKSEKEVFSKDVTNGNI; this is encoded by the exons ATGATCCTCACTGTGTTCTGTCTGAGCGTGTTTGCCTTGGTGGGGCTGCAGCTGTTTATGGGACATTTGAAGCAAAAGTGCATTTTAATGCCGTTTGGAAATTCTTCTGCAAACCATTCATGGAATCTCACGAACAGAACAAACCAAGCGCTCAGTCATGAAGATCAATTCAACTGGACTGCATATGCCCTCAATAAAG ATAATCATTACTACCAATCCAACAAAGCCAAAGATCCCTTGCTTTGTGGAAATGGCAGTGAAGCTGG GCAGTGTCCAGAGGGGTATGCATGCATCAGGATTGGAAGTAACCCGGACTATGGATACACTAGCTTTGACTCGTTTGGCTGGGCCTTCCTTTCTCTTTTCAGACTGATGACACAGGATTACTGGGAAAACCTTTACCAACAG ACGTTGCGTGCAGCTGGGAAGCCCTACATGGTCTTTTTTGTTCTGGTGATATTCTTGGGATCCTTCTATCTGATCAACCTGATCCTGGCTGTGGTAGCGATGGCCTATGAGGAGCAGAGCCAGGCCTCCATCAAGGAAGCaaaggagaaagaggaggagttTAAAGCCATGCTCGATCAGCTGAAGCAGCAGCAAGAGGACGCACAG GCAGCAGCAAATACAGGAACCCCAAAAGGCGGTGAGGCGAGTGAAAAGGGTGGAGGCACTGAGAGCTCCTCTGATGCTTCCAAGCTGAGCTCGAAAAGTGCTAAAGAGAGACGAAACAGgcggagaaaaagaaaagaagacgaGGGAAAAGGAGCTGGCGAGAATCCAGGAAACTCTGAAACGCTGGATACCGTAAAGACGCCTCACTGCCACCTCTCTGTGAATGCAAATCTGCTCAACTATGAAATGAAATGCTCCTCCATGCACCAG GCTGACACTACAGACACTGAGTACAAACAGGCCACCGGACAGGAGTTCATGGACTTCCATGATGCTTCAGAGCACAGAGAGAGAACTTACAGTGCAGCCAGTGTCATTACCAGTACTATGGAAG AGCTTGAGGAATCGAGACAAAAGTGCCCTCCTTGTTGGTACACTGTGGTTAAACGGCTCCTCATTTGGGAATGCTGTCCAATGTGGTTGAAGATTAAACAAGTGGTGAAACTAATTGTGATGGACCCCTTTGCGGATCTAACAATCACCATCTGCATTgtgttaaacacattttttatggCCATGGAGCATCAGCCAATGACTCAAAAGTTTTCCAATATGTTAAGTAAGGGCAATGTG GTATTCACTTCAATCTTCACAGCTGAAATGGTCCTCAAGATCATTGCTTTGGATCCGTACTTCTACTTTCAGGAAGGCTGGAACATCTTTGATGGAATTATTGTCAGTATGAGTTTAATAGAGCTTGGTTTGCAAAATGTGGTTGGAATGTCAGTTCTCAGGTCTTTCAGATTG ctgcgAGTGTTCAAGTTGGCTAAATCTTGGCCCACTCTTAACACACTGATCAAAATCATTGGGAATTCTGTGGGGGCTTTAGGCAACCTGACACTAGTACTGGCCATCATTGTCTTCATATTTGCTGTGGTGGGAATGCAGctatttggaaaaagctacaggGACTGTGTGTGTAAAATCTCAGACAATTGCACCCTGCCGCGATGGCACATGAGTGACTTCCTCCATTCATTCCTCATTGTGTTCCGAGTGCTTTGTGGAGAGTGGATAGAGACCATGTGGGACTGTATGCAGGTGGCTGGGATTCCAATGTGCATCATTGTCTACATGATGGTCATGGTTATTGGAAACCTTGTG GTCCTGAACCTGTTCCTGGCTCTGCTGCTAAGTTCATTTTGCAGCCTGGCAGGACCGGACGACGACAGCGATATGAACAATCTGCAGATCGCTCTAGGTCGGATTCATCGAGGCATTGCTTTCACCAAGTCGTTTCTTCGAAACAGCTGCAGCAGCGTCTGTCTTGGCAAGAAGAAGAAGGCAGAGAGTGAGGACAAGTCGCTGGATGAGCTCCACAAAGCTCTGGGACCAAACGGTATCCCCAACCATCTGATCAAGAATGGCAACGGGGACGTGACGGGAGTGGACAAAGCTGGTGACAAGTACATTGTGAGCAGCAAGAGCGATGAGTCCATGTCTTTCATTTACAATCCCAGTGTGACGATCACTGTTCCCATTGCTGCGGGAGAGTCTGACTTTGAAAATCTCAACACCGAAGACTTCAGCAGCCTCTCGTCCGATGTTGCAGGATGTCCCATC ATTGTTGATGATGATCAGATCAGTTCTTCTGAGGGCAGCACAGTTGATGGATTGCCTCTTGGTGAGGGTGCAGACCTTTTTGACATTGAATTAGAAGAAACTATGGATCCCGATCCCTGTTTTCCTGCAG GCTGTGTGCGAAGGTTCAAATGTTGTCAAGTAAATGTGGAAGTGGGCTGGTGGAAAATATGGTGGACACTAAGGAGAACCTGTTATAGGATTGTGGAACACAACTGGTTCGAGAGTTTCATTATCTTCATGATTCTGCTCAGCAGTGGAGCACTT GCATTTGAAGATGTGTACATTGAGAAGAGAAAGACTATTAAAATCATTTTAGAGTTTGCAGACAAGATTTTCACATACATCTTCATTCTTGAGATGCTCCTAAAGTGGGTGGCATATGGATTTGCCAAGTATTTTACAAATGCGTGGTGCTGGCTGGACTTCCTCATCGTTGAT GTTTCACTGGTCAGCCTGACAGCCAACGCCATGGGGGTTTCTGAACTTGGTGCTATCAAATCTTTAAGAACCTTGAGAGCTCTGAGGCCTCTGAGAGCTCTGTCACGTTTTGAAGGCATGCGG GTGGTTGTCAATGCCTTGTTGGGAGCCATACCTTCCATCTTCAATGTCTTGCTGGTGTGTTTAATCTTCTGGCTCATCTTCAGCATCATGGGAGTCAACCTATTTGCTGGGAAGTTCTACAGTTGTGTCAACAAAGTCACAGAGAAGCCTTTTACCCCAGCGGAGGTAAAGAATTCAGCAGTGTGTAACATCACACTGAATGGACGCTGGAAAAACGTTAAGGTCAACTTTGACAATGTTGGCATGGGTTACCTCGCACTCTTGCAAGTG GCTACATTTAAGGGCTGGATGGACATCATGTATGCTGCAGTGGACTCTCCATCCAAG ATAGGAGATCAACCAGACTATGAGAGCAACCTGAAGATGTATGCATactttgttgttttcatcatatttGGAGCCTTCTTTACACTAAATCTCTTCATTGGTGTCATTATAGACAACTTTAATGCGCAAAAGAAAAAG TTAGGAGGTCAGGACATTTTTATGACAGAAGAGCAGAAGAAATACTACAATGCTATGAAAAAGTTGGGCTCAAAGAAACCCCAAAAACCAATTCCCAGACCATCA aacaAGATCCAAGGATACATTTTTGACTTCACCACAAAACAAGCATTTGAAATCGTCATTATGGTTTTAATATCGCTCAATATGGTTGCCATGATGGTAGAAACAGCTGACCAGTCAGAGGAGAAGGCCAAGGTCCTCGGTCACATTAATGTTGTGTTCATCGTCATTTTCAGTGGAGAGTGCCTGTTGAAGATGATCTCGCTTCGTCAGTACTATTTCACAAATGGCTGGAATGTGTTTGATTTTATCGTTGTCATTCTGTCAATTAttg GCATGTCTCTTTCAGAGCTGATAAAAACGTATTTTGTTTCACCTACTTTGTTTCGAGTCATCCGACTGGCTCGAATTGGCCGTATTCTTCGCCTTATCAAAAGTGCCAAAGGAATTCGCACACTCTTGTTTGccttgatgatgtcacttccagCCTTGTTTAACATTGGCCTCTTACTCTTCTTGGTGATGTTTATCTATGCCATTTTTGGCATGTCAAAATTTGCTTTTGTGAAAAAGGAAAGAGGTATTGATGACCTTTTCAATTTCGAGACATTTGGCAACAGCATGTTATGCCTGTTCCAGATCACCACCTCAGGAGGATGGGATGGCTTGCTATTTCCAATTCTCaacaaacatgaatatgatTGCAACGCTACTCTGGAGCATCCTGGAAGCCTTGTCAAAGGAGACTGTGGAAATCCTCCTGTTGGAATAGCCTTCTTTGTTAGCTACATCATCATCTGCTTCCTCATCGTTGTGAATATGTACATTGCAGTCATCCTGGAAAACTTTGGTGTAGCTACAGAAGAGAGTGCTGACCCACTAAGCGAGGATGATTTTGAGATGTTTTACGAAGTGTGGGAAAGGTTTGATCCTCATGCAACACAATTCATGGAATATAGAAAGCTCTCAGAATTTGCAGATGCTCTGAACCCACCATTACGCATAGCCATGCCTAATAAGATTGAGCTGATCTCTATGGATTTACCAATGGTAAGTGGGGAACGCATTCACTGCCTGGACATCCTGTTTGCATTCACAAAACGTGTCCTAGgagaaggtggtgaaatggacaTCCTGAGGGGCCAGATGGAGGAGCGTTTCATGGCCTCGAATCCCTCCAAGGTGTCCTATGAACCCATCACCACCACCCTTCGTCGCAAGCAAGAGGACATGTCAGCTATCGTCATCCAGAGAGCTTTCAGAGAGTATGCAAAAagaaatatattcaaaggaATGGGGATTCCTGGTACACCAAATGTTGGTGTTCAGAAGGATAAACAGGTCAATGAAAAGGAAGATCCTGTGACAGACTCTCTCAAAGAAAGTTCGAGTGCTGATAAAATCGAGCCGACGCCTTCGCCAACCTCCCAATCTCCGAGCAACAGTGCAACAACACACGGgaaaaacaaatatgaaaagGACAAAAGTGAAAAGGAGGTTTTCAGCAAAGACGTCACGAATGGAAATATCTAA